A region of Culicoides brevitarsis isolate CSIRO-B50_1 chromosome 1, AGI_CSIRO_Cbre_v1, whole genome shotgun sequence DNA encodes the following proteins:
- the LOC134827533 gene encoding rho GTPase-activating protein Graf-like, with amino-acid sequence MVIASNLQPLEFTDCLLDSPEFRDNLKKHEQELEKSSHHIKQIIKEVKDLLLAAKNLSKAQRTLSKSLEDFPFECIGSTQTDDEQVIEGSLKTFSKLISAIEDERDKLLNTAHATIIGPLEEFRKVHIGGVKENKKKYDKKTAKFCQAQERFLSMSTKKPGNVVVEADASLGMLEREYLQESLSYVLRIQDVQERIKFEFVEIILNFISRWLVFYHVGHEVSEDAKEYMRDLQYSVQKTRDNFNTARSKAEELKSKYMDSKMKPESEFTKQGYLFLMEKKAFTATWSKYYCTYKKHQKQFSMLQYNQISGKTQSIPETFTLTTCTRRVSDFEKRFCFDLIFLEKPGLVYTFQALSEEDRKIWLNAMDGKEPQHTTPGQSTKTDEYYLDEIGFDFVKTCIEILEERGLEEEGLYRVGGVSTKITKLISVGLDRSKTDTERRQAFFSGNNMDISETKTIASALKHFLRHLSEPIMTYRLHDAFIAAAKLETRAHRISEIHVLVHRLPKAHFQMLDIVIQHLQNVAQKSNKNKMSVFNLGVVFGPTLLRSAEETLASILDIKFNNVVIEMLIENYDAVFKNSPGKALQYMLHNKSLGPKANNTYEASNEANPLHNQKLTRVIAKSNYTDPVLSASLQNIPNGNQNAKINNTNNTYIVNYDVRQNSISNPSMTSSSYARESDKDFSSYSNSPFIMNTQSVAPQRTFYNTQCMNMPVKLESSFESCSRSGMERISHTDLLNNSDQNSSELLNSEGSSSESLASSRDTNNLWVNEKKLHKILPEDQIVLPKKGQKQDKDDIFKKLSPRDYLRVRTLYACLAENDGELSFEPNQIITYVRRSNERGWLIGTLNGKSGLIPENYVEVLP; translated from the exons ATGGTTATTGCATCGAATTTACAACCCCTTGAGTTTACTGACTGCCTCTTAGATAGTCCAGAGTTTCGTGATAACTTGAAAAAACATGAGCAAGAACTTGAAAAATCAAGTCATCacataaaacaaattatcaaGGAAGTGAAAGACCTTCTTTTGGCAGCTAAAA ACTTGTCAAAAGCGCAAAGAACACTCTCAAAAAGCTTAGAAGATTTCCCATTTGAATGCATAGGATCCACTCAAACAGATGACGAACAGGTGATTGAAGGAAGTTTAAAAAccttttctaaattaatttcagcaaTCGAAGATGAGAGAGATAAATTG CTTAATACTGCACATGCCACCATAATTGGACCACTAGAAGAATTTAGGAAAGTGCACATTGGAGGAGTAaaagaaaacaagaaaaagtacGATAAAAAAACTGCAAAGTTCTGTCAAGCACAAGAAAGATTTTTAAGCATGTCTACTAAAAAACCAGgaaatgttgttgttgaa GCGGATGCTTCTTTAGGAATGTTGGAACGTGAATATTTACAAGAATCACTAAGTTATGTATTACGGATTCAAGATGTCCAAGAAAGGATCAAATTTGAGTTTGttgaaatcattttaaattttatttctcgcTGGCTAGTATTTTATCACGTTGGGCACGAAGTTTCCGAAGATGCAAAGGAGTACATGAGAGATTTACAGTACAGTGTGCAAAAG ACTAGAGACAATTTCAATACCGCACGATCTAAAGCAGAAGAGCTGAAGAGTAAATATATGGATAGTAAAATG AAGCCTGAATCAGAATTCACAAAACAAGGATACttgtttttgatggaaaaaa AGGCATTTACAGCGACTTggtcaaaatattattgtacatataaaaaacatcaaaaacaattttctatgCTGCAATACAATCAAATATCAGGTAAAACC CAATCGATACCTGAAACTTTTACACTTACAACCTGCACTAGAAGAGTTTCTGACTTTGAAAAACGGTTCtgctttgatttaatttttctggaaAAACCGGGTCTCGTTTATACATTTCAAGCATTAAGTGAAGAGGATagaaaaatttggttgaatgCAATGGATGGCAAAGAACCG CAACACACGACCCCAGGACAAAGTACAAAGACAGATGAATATTATTTGGATGAAATTGGGTTTGATTTTGTCAAAACgtgtattgaaattttagaagaaagaGGATTAGAGGAAGAAGGGTTATATAGAGTTGGTGGTGTAAGCACAAAAATTACGAAACTCATAAGTGTAGGACTAGATCGTTCAAAAACCGATACTGAACGACGACAAGCATTTTTTAGTGGAAATAATATGGATATATCTGAAACAAAGACTATAGCTAGTGCATTAAAGCATTTTCTAAGACACTTAAGTGAACCAATTATGACATATCGCTTGCATGACGCCTTTATTGCTGCAGCTA AACTAGAAACAAGAGCTCATAGGATAAGTGAAATTCATGTTCTGGTTCACCGGTTACCAAAAGCGCATTTTCAAATGCTTGATATTGTGATTCAACATTTACAAAA tgtggcacaaaaatcaaacaaaaacaaaatgtcTGTTTTTAACCTAG gtGTTGTATTTGGTCCTACGCTTCTTCGATCAGCCGAAGAAACATTAGCATCAATATTagatattaaattcaataatgtTGTAATTGAAAtgcttattgaaaattatgatgCTGTCTTCAAAAATTCACCGGGAAAAGCTTTACAATACAT gttACACAATAAATCATTAGGACCAAAAGCAAATAACACTTATGAAGCATCAAATGAGGCTAACCCATTGcataaccaaaaattaacGAGA GTAATTGCAAAATCTAATTACACTGATCCGGTGTTATCGGCAAGTTTGCAGAACATTCCAAATGGAAATCAAAAtgctaaaataaacaataccAACAATACTTACATAGTTAACTATGACGTTCGTCAAAACTCCATTTCCAATCCGAGCATGACGAGTTCTTCTTATGCAAGAGAAAGTGACAAGGACTTTTCTTCTTATTCAAATAGTCCATTTATTATGAACACCCAATCAGTGGCTCCTCAACGCACCTTCTACAATACGCAATGCATGAATATGCCAGTCAAACTAGAGAGCAGTTTTGAATCATGTAGTCGTTCAGGAATGGAGCGAATAAGTCATACAGATTTACTTAATAATTCCGATCAAAATTCTTCAGAGCTTTTGAACTCCGAAGGTAGTTCTAGTGAGTCTCTTGCTTCTAGTCGGGATACTAACAATCTTTGggtaaacgaaaaaaaactgcacAAAATTTTACCTGAAGATCAAATagttttaccaaaaaaaggacaaaaacaagacaaagatgatatttttaaaaagctatCTCCACGGGACTATTT ACGAGTTCGCACTTTATATGCATGCTTAGCTGAAAATGACGGAGAATTGTCTTTTGAACCAAATCAAATTATAACATACGTTAGACGATCAAACGAGAGGGGGTGGTTGATTGGTACGTTAAACGGAAAAAGTGGTCTTATACCAGAAAATTATGTGGAAGTCTTaccgtaa